The genomic interval TCAACAATGTCTTGTGCATGTGAGAAGATATTTTACGCAAGCCCTGAATTATGACTCCAGCCGTGCGGGATATGCTTTAGATAACTTCTTTAAACCTTTATATGCCATCGAAGCAGCATGTAAAGCATTGAACCTGGATTATGATCAGATCACTGAAAAGAGACAGGCCGAATCCGTTCCGGTACTATTAGCAATGCGTCAGTGGCTGGAACAACAAGCTCCTGGTACTATACCGGGGACTCCGATGCATAAAGCTATTACTTACGCACTTACCCGCTTTGACGCACTGATGATCTATACAACTGATGGAATGTTAGAGGCTGACAACAATTTACTGGAAGCACAAATACGACCACTGGCATTAGGCAGGCATAACCACATGTTTGCGGGTTCTCATCTGGCAGGTAAACGCGCTGCTATTATTTACAGTCTGCTGGCTACTTGCCGTCTACAAGGTGTCAATCCTGTAAAATGGTTGGATGATGTGCTGCGAAGAATTACTGATCACCCTAAAGACAAGTATCTGGAACTTTTGCCCCAGAACTGGAAATCGTCCAACACCACACATAAATCGGCTGTCTGACAGATATCCGATTATATCCCTTGCTTTATTTTGCCGGTAGCGAGATCTATCACTTTTGCACTTTCTGCCTCCGCCTTCTTCCTGTCGCGTTTCTCCTGGGCCCTAATAACAGATTGATCTCTTCTATCAAGTTCTTCATCACTGAGCATGACGACCAAATCGTGAATATCGATCTTGTAAAATTTACAGATCTTCAATGCCATTAAAAAGCTCAGTTCTCTTTGATCCCGTTCTGTTTTCAAGTATGTCGTATAGGAAGTACGCAGGGCCTGTGAAAAAGCGGTGTTGTCGGGTTGATAGATTGCTCTCAATTTAGCCAGCGCCTGGCCTACAGTCAATCTATCGGGCGGGGAGAACGTTAACATAACGGAACTATTTGGTTGTAAACCAAATATCGACAAAATCACGCTAAAATGAAAAACGGAATATCACGAGATATTACTGGTGAAATGTCGATAGTAAAAAGACGGGGCACGTTGGAGGTTTACGTATTCCCGGCCGATGGGTAAGGGATCGCCGACAACCATAGTGACTTCCGCATCAACAAACCTGATATAGTTGATACAAACAATGTATCGCTTGTGTATGCGAATGAACAGATCAGGGGTAGCTTCCTGCCGGAATTGCTGC from Chitinophaga filiformis carries:
- a CDS encoding LytTR family DNA-binding domain-containing protein, with product MILKKDAIREMILEEKIVYVAVQRNYISLKLLDGRTFTIRKSLQQFRQEATPDLFIRIHKRYIVCINYIRFVDAEVTMVVGDPLPIGREYVNLQRAPSFYYRHFTSNIS